From the genome of Methanobrevibacter smithii ATCC 35061, one region includes:
- a CDS encoding DUF4064 domain-containing protein: MKFCVSCGTENDDNATFCIKCGYNFDGKSETSTKEITANETSRTLELVLGIIGAIFGLLGGVFAIMLSSFGGTEIFALGISALLASIVGIVGSVYVKNNAKTGGIILIISAIWLLISISAYGILGFILLGIAGLIALIRK; the protein is encoded by the coding sequence ATGAAATTTTGTGTTTCTTGTGGAACTGAAAATGATGACAATGCTACATTCTGTATAAAATGCGGATACAATTTTGATGGAAAATCTGAAACTTCAACTAAAGAAATAACTGCAAATGAAACATCAAGAACCTTAGAACTAGTTTTAGGAATTATTGGTGCAATTTTTGGTTTGCTTGGTGGCGTGTTTGCAATAATGTTATCATCATTTGGAGGAACCGAAATATTTGCTTTAGGAATATCTGCACTTTTAGCATCCATAGTAGGGATTGTAGGATCAGTATATGTGAAAAATAATGCAAAAACTGGTGGAATAATATTAATTATTTCAGCAATATGGTTATTAATAAGTATTTCAGCATATGGAATACTCGGATTCATATTATTAGGTATTGCCGGACTAATTGCATTAATAAGAAAATAA
- a CDS encoding ATP-binding protein, whose protein sequence is MIKRELYLEKIRRLINTEPIKIITGVRRSGKTYLLHSIKEELIEQGISKENIFLISFESQKYNKIQNFMELDVCVNNLIKNTSGKLYLLFDEIQNIMGWEKSINSYRVDFDCDIYITGSNSELLSGELATLIAGRYFHIDVYPFSFKEFLQYKKEINSIDIKNKELQLFNEYVKYGGMPSLQQVQDIDKFSYLEDIYSTILLKDIISRHNLRNAEILNRILTFIISNIGQSVSANGISKYLKHENLKVSADTVLNYLSFSQNACFIHEAKKENLKGKKVLKTNGKYYLVDHGFNQAIIGKDMENTGQILENIVYIELLRRGYEVKVGDINGKEVDFVCNKADRKIYIQVTYLLSGKETVKREFGSLRAIGDDYEKYVLSMDNLDFSNTGIKHMNIIEFLKNDII, encoded by the coding sequence ATGATAAAAAGGGAGTTATATCTGGAAAAAATCAGAAGGTTAATTAATACAGAACCAATTAAAATCATTACAGGAGTTAGAAGAAGTGGTAAGACCTATCTGTTGCACAGTATAAAAGAAGAACTTATTGAACAGGGTATTTCCAAAGAAAACATATTTTTAATATCATTTGAATCTCAAAAATACAATAAAATCCAAAACTTCATGGAATTGGATGTGTGCGTCAATAATTTAATAAAAAACACTTCAGGTAAACTATATCTGCTGTTTGATGAAATCCAGAATATTATGGGCTGGGAAAAAAGCATCAATTCATATAGGGTAGATTTTGATTGTGATATTTATATAACTGGTTCTAATTCTGAACTGCTCTCTGGAGAATTGGCCACATTAATTGCAGGAAGATATTTCCATATAGATGTTTATCCATTTTCATTTAAAGAGTTTTTACAATATAAAAAAGAAATAAACAGTATAGATATCAAAAATAAAGAATTGCAGTTGTTTAATGAATATGTAAAATACGGGGGAATGCCTTCTTTACAGCAGGTGCAGGACATTGATAAATTTTCATATTTGGAAGATATTTACAGCACCATACTTTTAAAAGACATTATTTCCAGACATAATTTAAGAAATGCTGAAATTTTAAACAGGATTTTAACATTCATAATCTCAAATATCGGGCAGTCGGTTTCAGCTAACGGAATATCCAAATATTTAAAGCATGAAAACTTAAAAGTATCTGCAGATACGGTTTTAAATTATCTGTCTTTTTCTCAAAATGCGTGCTTCATTCATGAAGCTAAAAAAGAAAATTTAAAAGGTAAAAAAGTATTAAAAACCAATGGAAAGTATTATTTGGTTGATCATGGATTTAACCAGGCTATTATTGGTAAGGATATGGAAAATACAGGCCAGATACTGGAAAATATTGTTTATATTGAATTGCTTAGAAGGGGTTATGAAGTAAAAGTTGGAGATATAAATGGTAAGGAAGTGGATTTTGTCTGTAATAAAGCAGATAGAAAGATTTATATTCAGGTTACTTATTTGTTGTCAGGTAAAGAAACAGTTAAAAGGGAATTCGGTTCCCTAAGGGCAATCGGAGATGATTATGAAAAATATGTTTTAAGTATGGATAATTTGGATTTTTCAAACACTGGAATAAAACACATGAATATAATTGAATTTTTAAAAAATGATATTATTTAA
- a CDS encoding RpnC/YadD family protein: MNIDYEIVESAKTEFSELKNKRYHLDYVGKTKDKIYIHIEFQARFPTKKELQRIFAYVALLHEYTGCFVETYIICVQAIPHDQIIHQYSKDNVFKINIMSLKNIDGNKKINSISKKIENNEKLTPTEILALKLMPFTSYKEPTEEITLKTAQLTNKITTLTIDELNNIKYIQQAVCSKVIKKEHQQPIMEEIKMRNTLYDQARKEGIKEGKTEGIKEGINEGRKEGRNEGKNEMKNEITNEITTLIQKGKLPQDTLNQIHSLKM, encoded by the coding sequence ATGAACATCGATTATGAAATTGTAGAATCAGCCAAAACAGAATTCAGCGAATTAAAAAATAAAAGATATCATCTGGACTACGTAGGTAAAACAAAAGACAAAATTTATATCCATATAGAATTTCAAGCAAGATTTCCAACAAAAAAGGAATTGCAAAGAATCTTCGCTTATGTCGCATTACTACATGAATACACCGGCTGTTTTGTTGAAACCTACATCATTTGTGTTCAAGCAATACCACACGACCAGATTATCCATCAGTACAGTAAAGACAATGTTTTTAAAATTAACATCATGTCCTTAAAAAACATTGACGGAAATAAAAAAATAAATAGTATAAGTAAAAAAATAGAAAACAACGAAAAACTAACACCAACAGAAATACTTGCTTTGAAATTAATGCCGTTTACAAGCTATAAGGAACCAACAGAAGAAATAACATTGAAAACTGCTCAATTAACCAATAAAATAACAACATTAACCATAGACGAACTTAACAACATCAAGTACATTCAACAGGCAGTATGTTCCAAAGTAATAAAAAAAGAACACCAACAACCAATAATGGAGGAAATAAAAATGAGAAACACACTATACGACCAAGCCAGAAAAGAAGGAATAAAAGAAGGAAAAACAGAAGGAATAAAAGAAGGAATAAACGAGGGAAGAAAAGAAGGAAGAAATGAGGGAAAAAATGAAATGAAAAATGAAATAACAAACGAAATAACAACACTAATTCAAAAAGGAAAACTACCCCAAGACACATTAAACCAAATACATTCCTTAAAAATGTAA
- a CDS encoding GerW family sporulation protein produces MAENIKTSVEELRKLISIENVVGKPIDAGDQFLIPVMRMGVGFGACENILGNDGNDTVGAGAGVEPVSMVIIPKNAKSGEGVKVVNLTKGTETNKALSDLGLIVSDLVKNYFSKSSDDYDESEYIEPEFTTTEDEQ; encoded by the coding sequence ATGGCTGAAAATATTAAAACAAGTGTAGAAGAATTACGTAAACTTATCAGTATTGAAAATGTTGTCGGAAAACCTATTGATGCAGGAGACCAATTTTTAATTCCAGTAATGAGAATGGGAGTAGGTTTTGGAGCCTGTGAAAACATACTGGGCAATGACGGAAACGATACTGTAGGTGCAGGTGCAGGTGTTGAACCTGTTTCCATGGTAATCATTCCAAAAAATGCCAAAAGCGGAGAAGGAGTTAAAGTTGTTAACTTAACTAAAGGAACCGAAACCAACAAAGCATTGTCTGATTTAGGACTGATTGTTTCTGACCTTGTTAAAAATTACTTCTCAAAATCTTCAGATGACTACGATGAATCTGAATATATTGAACCTGAGTTTACAACTACCGAAGACGAACAATAA
- a CDS encoding DUF2953 domain-containing protein: MGLRISLSFEKTGSKLSAIIKINIFKKITVYNSSKEKETSKDEDNEKESKNLMKPLKNALPYISDFLKKTVKSLKVSKLENHLKFGLASYADTAQYIGYIWAVNGFIKTLYPVSKVSAEPVFGDPVIDFKGCLDVDINLLKLILPVVNLISKKEIRILIKTFRGDKNEK; the protein is encoded by the coding sequence ATGGGTCTTAGAATATCACTTAGCTTTGAAAAAACCGGAAGCAAACTTTCAGCTATTATTAAAATAAATATTTTTAAAAAAATAACTGTTTATAATTCTTCAAAAGAAAAAGAAACCTCAAAAGACGAAGATAATGAAAAAGAGTCTAAAAATTTAATGAAACCTCTTAAAAATGCTCTGCCTTACATTTCAGATTTTTTAAAAAAAACCGTCAAATCCCTCAAGGTATCAAAATTAGAAAATCATCTGAAATTTGGACTGGCCAGTTATGCAGACACTGCACAGTATATAGGATATATCTGGGCTGTTAACGGATTTATTAAAACATTATATCCTGTTTCTAAAGTAAGTGCAGAACCTGTTTTTGGAGATCCTGTAATTGATTTTAAAGGATGCTTGGATGTTGACATTAATCTTTTAAAGCTGATTTTGCCTGTTGTCAATTTAATTTCCAAAAAAGAAATCAGGATTTTAATTAAAACCTTCAGAGGTGATAAAAATGAAAAATGA
- a CDS encoding thiamine pyrophosphate-binding protein, protein MNVAAYLVKILEEEGLENIFGLPGEQILPFYKALKDSKINHILVRHEQAAMHAADAYYKSSHKLSACVATAAPGALNFTMALAGAYKDNVPLLVLTGDNPTDLRNEDVFQSLPTSEIFRNIVDETFNPLNGTEAVYALRAAIYKIRHDPKGPVHINLSNDVLLSEEFQDFDLCYLCENDLSNVKKAQELINKSKKPLFVLGSGAISQRKVLKLIAESNGIPVATTFNSKGIIAESNPLNLGMAGTRGTPRANYAIKNSDCIIALGARASERTFVALDEIEDKLIHVNINKKHLKGNYPIQGSVENFLYEVDFKKADWLDELLEIDNKIAVEGLGDKTLPLRPQVAINEILNQYKDNIIIGDAGSHITWVTLLKKSSDFGQLLFQSALGPMGYGIPGAIGAAVANPDKKIIVINGDGDFQMNIQELATIKEYGLNILIFIINNSQYGIIRQHEVNKYDMEPYQIDLKNPDFVKVAEAYGLKAKRAEKLEDLQDVDDYDIVDVAVRFEDIPLPK, encoded by the coding sequence ATGAATGTAGCTGCTTATTTAGTTAAAATCCTTGAAGAGGAAGGTCTGGAAAATATTTTCGGACTTCCGGGAGAACAGATTCTGCCGTTTTATAAGGCTCTTAAAGACTCCAAAATAAATCATATTCTGGTAAGACACGAACAGGCAGCTATGCATGCGGCAGATGCATATTACAAATCATCCCATAAATTAAGTGCATGTGTAGCTACTGCAGCACCGGGAGCACTTAATTTTACAATGGCTCTGGCAGGAGCATATAAGGACAATGTGCCTCTTCTGGTTTTGACAGGAGACAATCCCACTGATTTGAGAAATGAGGATGTTTTCCAGTCACTTCCGACATCTGAAATTTTTAGAAATATTGTTGACGAAACATTCAATCCCTTAAACGGAACTGAAGCGGTATATGCACTAAGGGCAGCTATTTATAAAATTAGGCACGACCCAAAAGGCCCGGTTCATATAAACTTGTCAAATGATGTCCTGTTAAGCGAGGAGTTTCAGGACTTTGATTTATGTTATTTGTGTGAAAATGACCTGTCAAATGTTAAAAAAGCCCAGGAATTAATAAACAAATCTAAAAAACCGCTCTTTGTATTGGGTTCTGGAGCAATATCACAAAGAAAAGTTTTAAAACTGATAGCTGAAAGTAATGGAATTCCGGTAGCAACTACTTTTAATTCAAAAGGAATCATAGCTGAAAGCAATCCTTTAAATCTGGGAATGGCAGGTACCAGAGGAACTCCCAGAGCAAATTATGCCATAAAAAATTCAGACTGTATCATAGCTTTAGGTGCAAGAGCTTCTGAAAGGACATTTGTTGCTTTGGATGAAATTGAAGATAAGCTGATTCATGTAAATATTAATAAAAAGCATCTTAAAGGAAATTATCCGATTCAGGGAAGTGTTGAAAACTTCTTATATGAAGTAGACTTTAAAAAAGCAGACTGGCTAGATGAACTGTTGGAAATTGACAACAAAATAGCTGTTGAAGGTTTGGGGGATAAAACACTTCCGTTAAGACCTCAGGTGGCTATTAATGAAATTCTAAATCAGTATAAGGACAATATTATAATCGGTGATGCCGGAAGTCATATTACATGGGTAACTCTGCTTAAAAAATCCTCTGACTTTGGCCAGCTGCTGTTTCAGTCAGCACTTGGACCAATGGGTTACGGAATTCCGGGAGCTATCGGAGCTGCAGTTGCAAATCCTGATAAAAAAATAATTGTAATCAACGGAGACGGAGATTTCCAGATGAATATTCAGGAACTGGCTACAATAAAAGAATATGGCTTGAATATTTTAATTTTTATAATAAACAACTCACAATACGGCATTATAAGGCAGCATGAAGTTAATAAATATGATATGGAACCCTATCAGATAGATTTAAAAAATCCTGACTTTGTAAAAGTAGCTGAAGCATACGGATTAAAAGCAAAAAGGGCAGAAAAACTTGAAGATCTCCAGGATGTGGATGATTATGATATTGTAGATGTTGCTGTAAGGTTTGAAGATATTCCCCTTCCTAAATAA
- a CDS encoding dCTP deaminase, translating into MLGENELVKLFPDFKDLVQPSGIDLALDKIYIQESEGSLIDNEKNLPEIKELEGPVYTLKPHTAYLASIDRKIKIPKGYSMLYLPRSTLLRSFVSVQTAVGDPGFFGTLMFMIYNHGDYEYKIKKGDRIAQGVVFEVEGSGQYSGSYQEEE; encoded by the coding sequence ATGCTTGGTGAAAATGAACTTGTTAAACTGTTTCCGGATTTTAAAGATTTGGTTCAGCCTTCAGGAATTGATTTGGCTTTAGATAAAATTTATATTCAGGAAAGTGAGGGGTCTTTGATTGACAATGAAAAAAACCTTCCTGAAATTAAAGAATTGGAAGGGCCTGTTTACACTTTAAAACCTCATACTGCTTATCTTGCTTCAATTGACAGGAAAATCAAAATTCCGAAGGGCTATTCAATGTTATATCTGCCAAGATCCACATTACTGAGGTCTTTTGTCTCAGTTCAGACAGCTGTTGGAGACCCTGGTTTTTTCGGAACTTTAATGTTTATGATTTATAATCACGGAGATTATGAATACAAAATCAAAAAAGGGGACAGAATAGCTCAGGGAGTTGTTTTTGAAGTTGAAGGCTCCGGGCAATACAGCGGATCTTATCAGGAAGAGGAATAA
- the dmpI gene encoding 4-oxalocrotonate tautomerase DmpI yields the protein MPVITIAGNDTISVEDKREMVKKVSEIVADSYGLPIEAITVLVQAYPKESIGVAGELLSDRE from the coding sequence ATGCCTGTAATAACAATAGCCGGAAATGACACAATCAGTGTTGAAGATAAAAGAGAAATGGTAAAAAAAGTAAGTGAAATAGTAGCTGACAGTTACGGATTGCCAATAGAGGCAATAACAGTACTTGTTCAAGCTTATCCGAAAGAAAGCATAGGAGTAGCTGGTGAATTATTAAGTGATAGGGAATAA
- a CDS encoding DUF3427 domain-containing protein encodes MDNQNDILEGAKTAFINETYNPANDFKPKFLSNNFNHKVLNSIKDELQNCDEFFISSAFITLGGLTPLLQDFLELEQRGIKGKILTTDYLNFTDPKALKKLQSLDNIEVKLYAQEKNGFHTKGYVFRKGNIYKGIVGSSNLTLNALTVNKEWNVEFTSLHDGEVLNNLLSEFNNLWDEANNLEDVLPAYEKLYDSQKNFTKLKENYKKLSSEDLVPNSMQVGFMESLRSLIQSGESKALLVSATGTGKTYASAFAVQDFNPKKFLFVVHREQIAKQAINAYKNVFKNTKDFGLLTGNSKDYDSNFLFSTIQTLSKDDVYTKFKKDEFDYIVIDEVHKAGAYSYQKIMDYFEPEFCLGMTASPERPDGIDIYELFDHNLACEIRLKDALEEDLLCPFHYFGISDLEIDGETVDDSTEFNQLVSDDRVNYLLEKSAYYGYSGERIKALVFCSRKKEANELSKAFNKRGHPAIVLTGDDSQQTREDAIYRLTNDEAKNKLEYIFTVDIFNEGVDIPEINQVLLVRPTQSPIIFIQQLGRGLRKFKNKDYVVILDFIGNYKNNFMIPIALSGDRSYDKDNIRRYLMEGNKVIPGASSISFDEVSKKRIYNSINNTSFSRIALFKEKYNNLKFKLGRIPMLLDFYENGEMDPLLILNHTAMDCYYSFLKKADKDYDEYLSEEEISSLKFISKNLASGKRPHELLILKSLIYNGYFSVESIEQLLKTEYDIQNDVKSIESAIDVLNLDFSKKDKKDFPELSFMNEFQISNDFKKYLSHETYRKHILDVINYGLLKYKTEYNAQVEGENLTLYAKYSRRDVCRLLNWPNDDSSTLYGYRVKHNTCPIFVTYDKKEDISDSTKYLDEFVNRDVFSWMTRSRLKLDSKEVVAIKNYQKTNLKIHLFIKKSDDEGKDFYYMGQVEPFDFIQTTIKSKDGDLPIVNIKYNLHIPVKDELYDYFENKI; translated from the coding sequence ATGGATAATCAGAATGATATTTTAGAGGGAGCTAAAACTGCTTTTATCAATGAAACTTATAATCCTGCAAATGATTTCAAACCTAAATTCCTTTCAAACAACTTTAATCATAAGGTTTTAAATTCCATTAAGGATGAACTGCAGAATTGCGATGAATTTTTCATAAGCTCTGCTTTTATTACTTTAGGTGGTTTGACTCCTCTTTTACAGGATTTTCTGGAACTTGAACAAAGAGGTATTAAAGGTAAGATTCTTACAACTGATTATCTTAATTTTACAGATCCTAAAGCTTTAAAAAAGCTTCAGTCTTTAGATAACATTGAAGTTAAGCTGTATGCTCAGGAAAAGAACGGTTTTCATACTAAAGGTTATGTTTTTAGAAAAGGCAATATCTACAAAGGTATTGTAGGCAGTTCTAATTTGACTTTAAACGCTTTAACTGTTAACAAGGAGTGGAATGTTGAATTTACCTCTTTACATGACGGTGAAGTGTTGAATAATTTATTATCTGAATTTAACAACTTGTGGGATGAAGCAAACAATCTGGAAGATGTTCTTCCGGCTTATGAAAAGTTATATGATTCTCAAAAGAACTTTACAAAGCTAAAAGAAAACTACAAAAAACTCAGCTCTGAGGATTTGGTCCCAAATTCTATGCAGGTTGGTTTTATGGAAAGTTTAAGGTCTTTAATTCAAAGTGGCGAATCAAAGGCACTTCTGGTATCCGCAACGGGTACTGGTAAAACTTATGCTTCTGCTTTTGCTGTTCAGGATTTCAATCCTAAAAAATTTCTTTTTGTAGTTCACAGAGAACAAATCGCCAAACAGGCTATTAATGCTTATAAAAATGTTTTTAAAAATACAAAAGATTTCGGATTGCTGACTGGTAATTCTAAAGACTATGATTCCAACTTTTTATTCTCAACAATTCAGACATTGTCTAAAGATGATGTTTATACCAAGTTTAAAAAAGATGAATTTGATTATATTGTGATTGATGAGGTCCATAAAGCAGGTGCTTATTCCTATCAAAAAATCATGGATTATTTTGAACCTGAATTCTGTTTGGGAATGACTGCTTCACCTGAGAGGCCTGACGGTATTGATATTTATGAACTCTTTGACCATAATCTGGCATGTGAAATCAGACTTAAAGATGCTTTAGAAGAGGATTTGTTATGTCCTTTTCATTATTTTGGAATATCTGATTTGGAAATTGATGGAGAAACTGTTGATGATTCAACAGAATTCAATCAGTTGGTTTCAGATGACAGGGTAAATTATTTACTTGAAAAATCAGCCTATTACGGATATTCTGGTGAGAGAATTAAAGCTTTGGTATTTTGCAGCAGGAAAAAGGAAGCAAATGAACTTTCAAAAGCTTTCAATAAAAGAGGCCATCCGGCAATTGTCTTAACAGGTGATGATTCACAGCAGACAAGGGAGGATGCAATTTACAGACTGACTAATGATGAGGCTAAAAACAAGTTGGAATACATTTTTACAGTTGATATTTTTAATGAAGGGGTAGATATTCCTGAAATTAATCAGGTTTTACTTGTAAGGCCAACACAGTCTCCAATTATATTTATTCAGCAATTGGGAAGAGGCCTTAGGAAATTTAAAAACAAAGACTATGTTGTTATACTGGATTTTATCGGAAATTATAAAAACAATTTCATGATTCCGATAGCTCTTTCAGGTGACAGATCCTATGATAAGGATAATATTCGCCGTTATCTGATGGAGGGTAATAAAGTAATTCCTGGAGCTTCTTCAATCAGTTTTGATGAAGTTTCTAAAAAGAGGATTTATAATTCTATAAACAACACTTCATTTTCAAGAATAGCTCTTTTTAAAGAAAAATACAATAATCTGAAGTTTAAGTTAGGCAGAATTCCAATGCTTTTGGATTTCTATGAAAATGGAGAAATGGATCCTTTATTAATCTTAAATCATACTGCAATGGATTGCTATTATTCATTTTTAAAAAAGGCAGATAAAGATTATGACGAATATCTCTCAGAAGAGGAAATTTCATCTTTAAAATTCATATCCAAAAACTTAGCCAGTGGAAAAAGACCTCATGAGTTGCTGATTTTAAAATCTTTAATTTATAATGGTTATTTCTCAGTTGAATCAATTGAACAATTATTAAAAACAGAATATGATATTCAAAATGATGTAAAATCAATTGAAAGTGCAATCGATGTTTTAAATCTTGATTTCAGTAAAAAAGATAAAAAAGATTTTCCTGAATTATCTTTTATGAATGAATTTCAAATTTCAAATGATTTTAAAAAATATTTATCTCATGAAACTTACAGAAAACATATTTTGGATGTAATTAATTATGGATTGCTTAAATATAAAACAGAATATAATGCTCAAGTTGAAGGTGAAAATTTAACATTATATGCCAAGTATTCAAGAAGGGATGTTTGTAGACTGTTAAACTGGCCAAATGATGACAGTTCCACATTATATGGATATAGGGTAAAACACAATACCTGCCCTATTTTTGTAACTTATGATAAAAAAGAAGACATTTCAGATAGTACAAAGTATCTAGATGAGTTTGTAAATAGGGATGTTTTCAGCTGGATGACTAGAAGTAGGCTTAAATTAGATAGTAAAGAAGTAGTTGCTATTAAAAATTATCAGAAAACTAATTTAAAGATACATCTCTTCATTAAGAAAAGTGATGATGAAGGTAAGGATTTCTACTATATGGGTCAGGTCGAACCATTTGATTTTATCCAGACAACTATCAAAAGCAAAGACGGAGACCTGCCGATTGTCAATATTAAATATAATCTCCATATTCCAGTTAAAGATGAGCTGTATGACTATTTTGAGAACAAGATATAG
- a CDS encoding (deoxy)nucleoside triphosphate pyrophosphohydrolase: MKEIKVVAAIIQKENKILATKRGYGEFINMWEFPGGKIESGETKEQALVREIKEELNIEISVDKFAIDIEYQYPNFYLFMSCFMCSIKEGSIELLEHNDGKWITKEELNTLNWLPADIDAVNYLKENM, from the coding sequence ATGAAAGAAATAAAAGTAGTGGCAGCTATTATTCAAAAAGAAAACAAAATTTTAGCTACTAAAAGAGGATATGGCGAGTTTATAAACATGTGGGAGTTTCCGGGAGGAAAAATCGAATCAGGTGAAACCAAAGAGCAGGCCCTAGTTCGTGAAATTAAAGAAGAATTAAACATTGAAATTAGTGTTGATAAATTTGCCATAGATATTGAGTATCAGTATCCTAACTTTTATTTATTCATGTCCTGTTTTATGTGTTCAATTAAGGAAGGTTCAATCGAACTTTTAGAGCATAATGATGGTAAATGGATTACAAAAGAAGAATTAAACACTTTAAATTGGCTTCCGGCAGATATTGATGCAGTTAATTATCTAAAAGAAAACATGTGA